Proteins from a genomic interval of Rosa chinensis cultivar Old Blush chromosome 2, RchiOBHm-V2, whole genome shotgun sequence:
- the LOC112189616 gene encoding uncharacterized protein LOC112189616 — MSALSSSFVSLQNHKTHFLTGSSSKPVNHCILNVTPSKLTSNKRPLVVRAGSEKSTAGIFVGGFVLGGIIVGALGCVYAPQISKALAVAGSDRKELMKKLPKFIYDEEKALEKTRKILAEKISQLNSAIDDVSAQLHADDAPPNGVAVSSDEIEASI, encoded by the exons ATGAGTGCTCTTTCGAGCTCCTTCGTTTCACTTCAGAATCACAAGACCCACTTCTTGACTG GTTCTTCTTCGAAGCCAGTGAACCATTGTATTTTAAATGTTACGCCCAGTAAGCTTACATCAAACAAAAGGCCACTTGTTGTGCGAGCAGG TAGTGAAAAAAGTACTGCAGGCATCTTCGTTGGTGGATTTGTGTTGGGGGGCATAATTGTTGGAGCATTAGGCTGCGTGTATGCACCTCAG ATAAGCAAGGCACTTGCAGTAGCTGGATCAGATAGAAAAGAGTTGATGAAGAAGCTGCCAAAATTCATATATGATGAAGAAAAAGCTCTTGAG AAAACCCGCAAAATACTGGCCGAGAAGATTTCACAGCTAAATTCTGCCATAGATGATGTTTCTGCTCAGCTGCATGCAGATGATGCCCCCCCAAATGGGGTTGCAGTATCTTCAGATGAAATTGAAGCTTCCATATGA